TTACGTAAATGTTATAACGTGTTAACCTAATGAAGCTTAGATTACCCaacaaaaaatttatatatatatatatatatatataaaaagaaataagcttacatttatataaattttttagaaaaatatattttattataagaaAAATGATCAACAAGGCCAGGGACCCAGGCTCCAATCTATAAGACACGTAAACTAAAGAgatcttaatttatttaaaattaattacaatttaaaaatattaaaaaatatatatatggacTTTAAGGCCAAAAATATCATAAGGGGAGGGCTTTCATAATTGTGTTTCccacaaaatattataatttatagaTGAGTATATAATTTTGATGTGCTTTATCAAATTTTTACATACATGCCCTTCTTAGATATTAATCCAAAGTCGGTCCCTATAGTCATAGTGGATACATACAGAATACAGTTGTGTTTACAAGATAATACTTTTGTAGAAGAATATTTATATAAGAagcatataattttttaatatctcTTATCGAGTCATCTTCTTTATCAAATCTTTACATATACGCCCTTCTTAGATATTAATCCTGAGTCGGTTGCTACTTCCTTACTCATAGTCGATAGACAGTTGACAAGATTATACGTAGcagtatatttatataataagtattaatttttttaatatctatTTCTTAAAAAGAAATTTAATATCTCTTTTCTAGTTATGTGTGATTTGTATTTACGCCCTTCTTTACATATTAACCCTAAGTCGGTTCCCTGCTGACAGTGGATGAATGCAGTGTGTTTACAAGATATTACTTTTGGAGCAGttgatattttatattaaaaatacgaTGTAATGACTACATTATTGTCGTGGCAACTCACAACATGCTGGGATTTAGGTTAAGATAAGGGTACAAAAATATAGAGTAGGGTACGAGTAGAGATATatcaaatcttattattttaCTCTTCCcgattatatatatttaagaatttttttaggtagagatatcatttttttttcctacTATAGaaacattttttattttggaCACTTAGAGAAATTAATAATCCAATTTTTTACATGGTAACATACGTTATAATTATAATAGGCATTATGTTGATTTTCGaaaaattcttaataatttatggtaccgaaatcagagttcaaacagtcagttgtatgtgtgtttgatttttttatatgcgtggaaaataggtgggatacatgttatataattataatgtacactATCATGCAAAAAAAAtgagttataatttctccaagtaGCAAAAAAAGAAAACACTCTTACAGTAAAGACAAAAATGATACTCCTACCTTAGAAGCtccttatatatttatttaaatttatataaatatgattgtatttgaaatttaaatatattttttaagatataataattaaaattttataagataaattaaaaaatgtttacaaatattaCTATATATCTTTTTAAATACAAATACAAATCATACAAtacatattataaataattaatatatattttgcattataatttaaatatttaaaatatatattattagctTTTTTACAATCTCTAAtacaatatattatatattcttattaatttacaaatataaataacatatactatatcatTAGTGTTTACTAtccttaatatttaatacaaactatcatttatttagttttataaaTATggcatattgatttttttttcaaatatgttattttatttgaaGTTTTATTAAGGTAGGGTTACTTGTGAGCGCCTTATATCCTCGTAATACCCGTACTCTACCCACCAAATTTTTTAGGGTAAAATGGTAGGATATAAATagagttttatatatatatatatatatatatatatggaagtgTCGTATAATAGACATATCCCACCCTGCCCATTGCCATCCCtagtgaagaagaaaaaaaaaagagtaaagaaATATATTCATCACACACTATACTATAATAtcctattaaaacatatggtgcAAAATTCCCGTTGTTTGGTAGAGAAGTTGGAGGAATCAAAATGACAAATAGAGAACGGGgagaagaaaacataaacataagttgtttggtaagaaaaaaaataaagagaaaagaaaagtaaagaaaaagatAGGGTTGTTAATTTTCTTGCCATGTTTGAGTACTTGCTTCTAATAGAGTGGGGTGGAGGGTTCACAAGCAAGGGAACATGGACAAGTATAATCAGTCTCAAGAGTGGGGCAAAGATGGGGCCAAGGCCCCCATCCCAAATCTGTTGTCAAAGGCCAATTTGATATATATAagaatcatattatataaatatatatatatatatataaaatggaaTTCTCCtagggacttcactttaagtcctaccggtagggctctcagtgtttacaacccgtgaataattttttgtgcgatttttttttataaccgtgtatattgtaactatttagaacatcctgcaaattttcagaaaattctgaatagtttacagtaccgaaaactagtttCAAATATATTGTTGCActcatgactaattttttttatgcgcgtggaaaacaacatatttgaacctagtttttgatactgtaaactatttgaaattttcagaaaatttgcaggatgctctaaatagctacaatatacacggtcataaaaaaatcgcgccgaaactgctcacgggtcgagaaacactgaaagtcCTACCGGAAAGGCTTAAAATGAAGTCcatatagaagaattgtcctatatatatgggaattcttttataggggcttcattttaagccTTATCGGTAGGGCTCTCATTGTTTacaactcgtgaacagttttcggcgcgatttttttttatgaccgtgtatattgtagctatttagagcatcctgcaaatttttagaaaattccgaatagtttacagtaccgaaaactaggttcaaatatgttattgcactcgtgactaattttttttatgcgcatggaaaacaacattttttaacttagttttcggtactgtaaactattagaaattttctaaaaaattgcaagatgttctaaatagctataatatacacggtcataaaaaaaagtcgcgccgaaaactgttcacgggtcgagaaacactaaaagccctaccagtagggcttaaagtgaagcccctgtaAAAGAATTGTCCTATTCATATATTTAAGTGTTGATATGTGTGtaaatatgtatgttttctttttCTATATTTAAATTTTACTTAATGTGAAATATATGTATAATTGATATCTCTTATGTATATTTATCTCATGTCAAGTACCTAAGGGTGTGCAAAAGTTTTTGCAAACAGCTCAACTCAAATAAATCGcccaaattaaataaaaaaaaaactaacaaaaagTACAATTCGAATAATTTGACAAAAATTCATACtgataaatataatattatataaatccACTTAGTTTAACCCAAATAAACCGATTAAtagtattttctttatttatacatatatatatattacatatattattatatattttttaatattaaatattgtttttaaatatttaacattAAATctagaataattatttaatttagaaTTACACTCAATTACAAATACACCCTAAACACAAATAATATCGAAAATTATATAAACATTTATCCTTATCCAGCCTATCGTGTAAGGAATAAAAAGAAGATATGGCATATTTAGTTAATTAACCAAAATTTCCTCCTTTTTTTTTAAGTCaatcaacaaatatataaataaatgaaaaaacagGCAGAACTCCAGAAACTCCCCAAAACACTTTTGGTAATTCGAACAAACAGTTTCAGAAGAAAAAATTGAACTCGAAAAACTTGGTTAATTATTTACGAAGACTCTGGACCCTCCTTTTCACGTGATTTCAAGACTGGAATGTCGAGCCACATATAGCTAGGGACCACTTATATTCATTACAGTTATTGTTATTTATACCTTTAAGTTTTCCCAGTCCTTTCCCATCATGATCAATTCAAATGGAAACTTCATGCACCAATAAAGGCTTTTTGGCTATACGTATGTCTATATATAGAATATTTATCTTTAATAGTATTGCGATATGACATTAAACGATGAACTATTCCATATAAAGTGATTTATGTATTGCTGAAACTAGATCATTGCTCTGTTTATCATAAGAGTAacaatatgatatgatatgatataaCATAAAGATATGCTAAGAGGCATTAACGCTGTCAAGCACCGTAAAAATGTGCCACACATACTGTTATTGATACAATCTAATAtcgattttatatattttaatttaataagtaataTGGGATATCACTAACCAATCATAAAATAGCAACTCATGTGGTATTAGATACTTAAAATGCCAAATAACAACACTCTATAATATATTACATATTTTCTTAACctaattatatttatttctttatattaaaaatatatttcatgacatttatgtgttatatttttctatatattttgtgtgcacatatcattattcttaTTGTATATTTCAACACAAAAATATTACTATCACATCGTGTAGTACTTATAAGAGTGTCCCACATGAGATAAAATAAAGATATTAATCTCGTATATGACCATGTATTATGCACTCATTATCAATTGATTTTGAGATAAAAATCTAATTATATTTTCTATTATTGTATACTATGTAATCTGTTATAAAATCTAGTATACATGTGTTTTGAGAGTTTctaaactttatatatataaataggagTTTTACTTTACATCCTCTAAAATGGTAGCACATTTTCTGTTTTCGGCACAtggataattataattttaattttttgagaaattttgaataatttactatGCCGAAAATATGGCACAAACAACATGTTGTACCAGTACTTGTTTTTTATATGCGTGTGAAACAGACTATTTGAACTATGTATTCaacattataaattatttaaaacttttcaaaaatttgcaggatattctaaataattacaatgtaCACCATTATATTAAaagaaattataattataattattcacGTGCCAAAAACAAGAGAGGATGCACCGCTGATACCATTTTAAAGGATGTACTATATAATCCcctatatataaatgtatatatatatttctcttaCTTATAATAAGTTCTCAAACCACccaaaacaaaatattttttatacatAAATTTTGTTCATAAGAGTGTCATGTTATATATTTATaccccataaatatatatatatatgtataaataaataCATCACAAACTAAATACATCCCATTtcataaatagaaaaatagatttgTTTATAACTACAATTCCCATATtaggtttttattttagattttttttataaattaaaataaaattaagcatttcATTTACtaaaaactataaaaattaaaattttcttaataaaataaaaaatatataagtttaATACAGTCTCAAATataaaatttatgaaaaattaaacaaaaagacaataaatttaattttatattatataattttctaatgctttttaattagttacattgttatatttttttttaaaattagaaatatttaatttaaactaaaaaatagttttaattctatttgaattgaagtttagtaactaattctaaaattttataaatagaattaaatattttagtaattttatttattacatgTAATAATTTATGTTAGCAAAAGATTTATGGTGTGTACATATAATAATTCTCCATTTTTCGAATATATAAGATAATTATACCCTAATGAATAGACCTCTAATATCAGGCAATGTATAAAAACCAATGGACGGACCAGAATAAATAAACGAAAAAATTGatttgtatattatatataatagcaAAAATAGTAATATcaacatagaaaaaaaatatcaagaatatatatttataaatatatagttACTAGTATATATCTCCGAATTTTAACCAAATACACATAAGAGGGTCTAACACTACTGCACCCAAGGAGTCCAAAACCATGTTTTTCTCCAATGAAATGCCATCTTTGTACTCGGTTTTCACAGTCATGGCTTCCATTACGGCCTCCATGGTGTTTTTCCAGTCCATGATTAACCAAATCATACCCAAACAGGTGAGCAACTACCTTATTTCCTTGCTCCAGGACTTGTTCAAAGCTCACGCCCCGACCATAACCTTCATCTTCGAAAAGGGCAGCGAATACGGCACCCGCAACCAGATCTACGACGCGGCCAGCGTTTACATCACCACCCTCAAACGTAGCCCCGAAACCAGAAGGCTCAGGGTTCGCAAAAGCCCTAAAGAGAAAGCTTTGGTCTTTCGTCTGGACGACGGCGAGATGGTAACCGACTTGTACGAGGGTGTCGAGCTTGAGTGGCGATTCGTACTTCGTACAGAGTCGGACAAGGACAGCGGCGGCGAAAGCTACGAGAAGCGGCTGTACGAGCTGAGCTTTCACAAGAAACACGAAGACAAAGTTTCAAAATCCTATATCCCTTTCGTACTCGAGAGAGCTAAAGCCATTGATGAAGAGAATAGGTATTTGAAGATGCACACTCTGAACATGGGGTTCAACGGCCCTTGTCTCGGTGTCAACTGGCAACCTGTTAATCTCGAGCACCCAGCAACGTTCGACACTTTGGCCATGAACCAGAGCAAAAAGACTAATATTATTGAGGATCTCGACAGGTTTGTGAGGAGGAAAGAGTTTTACAAGAAAGTTGGGAGAGCATGGAAACGAGGGTACTTGTTGTTTGGGCCTCCGGGGACTGGTAAATCGAGCTTGGTGGCCGCCATGGCTAACCACCTTAAGTTCGATATATATGACTTGCAACTTGGTAATATACAAAGAGACTCTGACCTCAGAAGGTTGCTTCTAGCAACCGAAAACAGGTCCATTCTCGTCATTGAAGACATTGATTGCAGTGTTCGACTCCCTGATCGTCTCAACGGAGAAGGAGAGCATCAACTCATCAGGTCTGACAACCCAAACGACAAGAAAAATGTTGTAAGTTGCTCTCACCCAAAACACTTGTATATGTTTTTAGAATCATGTGCTTAATTAATCAACCAAGGATAAGCTtggtttcaatttttttatttattattacatatagtgaaaacgtgattaaaaaattgttttggtttCCATTTTTGAGAAACAGAGATCATTTACATGGAAAAGAttgttttataaatatattttccatTTTAATTTCTTTCTAATTTTGTTTTGCATTTTTGACTTGTTTgataaaacaaatatatatttttttaaataattttttttcctcttttcttattatttttctaaCAAGCATAGGAAAAAAATTTCAGACTACTGATTAGTTTCtatattgaaaataataattttaaagtatttatgatttaaaaattataattatgtgaGGATAAAATTTTGACCAGTTAGTTATCTTGTTTTAGGTGaaaacaataaataattattaagtatTGTGTATTTTTAATACTAAATTTTTGATCAAGTATCGCTATATCCTATATATGTACCACTCAAGtactaaaatatctattttttaaagcagaaaaaaataaaataatccaCAACAAAGCtttaataatttgtttatttgaaGTTTAGTTGGGTTGCAAGATATTTATCTACCTACTATATATTTATTTCTCTCTTCTGGTTTTGCGACCGTCTTATCTTTTGAAATATCTAATATTGTTTTGACAAGTCTTGACAGCAGCTGGGACAAAATaaaatatctatttctttcaactGTAATATGTTTCTGGAATTgctaaatatatactaaatatgtCCTTAATGAGTAGTAGTATTTACTTTTGTGTACTTAAATATTTATCACAAAACTCATGAAAAAGTCAAACCCAAATTAACCAATCCAAAGCACAGTATTTCATCATATTATTCTCTCTTTTTGCTTACTTTCTTATTTATTTGTAGGCATAATGAGAAAGATGAAAAAGATATTATTATTGCAGGGTTGATCAATGATATGTGAGGTTGGTTGGGTAGGAGAAATGCACTGTTTTCGATCTATAATAATGATTTACAAACACACTCATTAATTGTCTCTCGTTTTGATATGTATGCATGCAGTTGACATTATCTGGGCTACTGAACTTCATAGATGGATTATGGTCAAGTTGTGGAGATGAAAGGATCGTCATATTCACCACAAACCACAAGGAGAAGTTAGAACCAGCTCTCTTGCGACCTGGCCGCATGGACGTGCATATTCACATGGGCTACTGTACTTACGAGGCATTCAAGCAATTGGCCTCAAATTACTTGGAAGCCTCTGGTGACCACCAACTCTATGGTGAGATCAAAGACTTACTCGAACAAGTAGAGGTGACTCCAGCCCAAGTTGCAGAGGAGTTCTTGAAGCACGATGATGCTGATTCTGCACTCGAGCAACTTGTCAATCTTCTTAGAAGAATGAATAACATGGAAGGCGATCTTCTCGATCACTACTCTGAGGCTATATATGGTCAATAATCAAAAGATATGTATACGGCAAATCTGCTAGCCTAGCCAGTTGTATGTATACATGATGACATGTGTACTGTACTCTCTCTCATATTTCTACGTTGCATTGCATGATTTTGTTAAATAATATTGAGTTGCAGCCATACTAGATACAATTAAGAGTAAGCTTTTTATTGTTGGGGATCAgaagaaatattttattaattttacccAATAAGCTTCTATTTCGTGTTGACTACCTTTTTTGTTGGGGACcagaaataatattttattttggcCAATAAGCTTCTATATTTCGTGGTTGAAAGTTAAGTTATTTGAGCTAACGTAGAAATTTTTTATTTGCTAAAGAGAGTGAAAAATTAGGATCGGCTAATTTGGCCGATACTAATAAAATTGGACCAATAACTAAAGATTAATACTATTTGGCATCTTAACATTTATAAGACCAATATGAGAGTTTACACACTtgttaaattcaaataaatataactTGCATCCATAGTAATATATCAACTTTTTACTATGTTAGACATCAATAGTATTCTCTAGCAATTCTCGTAACTAAATAAAAGTGGCGTTGGCCACCATTTGTCAACCAAATATAGCTAAATTCTTGTAAGTAAATATAAAGCGGGCATTCTCAATTTGATCAATTTCCTTACATTTTTTCTTGAAAAATCTTCATGTTATTACAATTATTATTTCAATTCTTCATattattttagttatttattcaaatgttatctgatattaaatgTCATATAATCATTGGATACTTACCATTACCGTTCATGTTATTACAATTCACACCACTGATGGAACAAGGTTTTTGCCTCCTATTATTATGGGGTTGTCAATATATATTTGGGATATTAGCACGATAAAATACCTAAGTTTATGCGTGTATTAcacttaaatatttaatttatttttttatgacaTAAATATCAAATGTTTAATTTTTGTTGCAATTATTAGTTTTTTCCGTTAATATGCAAATACCAAACTTTTTAATCATGAATATTAGTagcataaatacttaatttttgtaattgttgcatttaaatatcaaaattttattatttgtagcataaataaaaaaaatatagttttaaaaagGAAATATTTAAATccgaaattttaaataataaaaaattaacaccaataacattaaattttaaattatttttaattttatatttatattttttgaaattttaaaatttaattaaataacttattTTTAATAATTGAGATTTTTTCAAAAATCTAAATGTCACAAACCTAATCTCCAATTCCAACCCCCACCTCCACCTCCTAAATAGTATAATGCCTATTTTTCTCAACAGACACCTACAACCTCATCTCCTAATCCTCCTACAATAGCTCCTTATATTGTAAATGATCCAAACTTGTATATGGACTCCGAGGCCTCTCATCATTTCACACTGAATCTTAACTTGCTCGAATCTCCTCAATTGTTCCATGGTGGTGACCAAATTACTATGGGCAATGGTAAGAATACATCTATTTCTCATGTTGCCTCTGCTCATTTACCTACATACAATTTTGCTCTTAGATTGTCACAAGTCTATCACTCACCTGCCTTATCCAAGAACTTGTTAAGTGTTTCCAAACTCTGTCATGATAACCAAGCTTATGTTGAGTTTTACCCTACTTTTTTCTGTGTTAAGCACCAGGGTAGTCACAAAATTCTCCTCACAGGTCTACTTGATCAGGTCATTTATCATGTCTCAACGCCTACCCTGCCTTCTTCATCTCCTAGCATTTCAGCACAGCTCAATCTCTCCACCAAGTCTTCCACTCATCTGTGGCATTCTCGGTTGGGACATCCTTCTCAAGATGTCATTTCCAAAGTTTTATCTCTATGTAATCTTTCATTTTCTAAACAAGAACATGTTTCATTTTTCCTGTCAGTTAGCAAAGTCTCACAAGCTTTCTTTTCCCACTTTTGTATCTCGGGCTTCCATGCCTTGTGAATTAATACACTTGGATCTTTGGGGTCCTTCCCCTATTACTGCTATTACTAGTGTGAGAAATTTTGCCTTATTCATAGATGATTATACCTGTTTTACATGGCTTTATTTACTAAAGTATAAGGATGAAGTGTTTTATGCTTTTCAAACTTTCAAAACAATGGTTGCAACTCAATTTAATAGTGTCATCAAACGTGTTCGCATTGATTGGGGGTGGGGAGTTTTGCACCCCTTTTTCTTATTTTTACACTCTTGGCCTACATCACGAACTCTCATGCCTCCatacaccccaacaaaatggtagGGTGGAACGTAAAAATCGACATGTTGTCGAAGTTGGCTTAACCCTTCTAACCCACAGTTCCATGCCTCTTCACTTCTGGCCATACGACTTCAGTATGACTGTGTACCTCGTTAACCGTCTTCCTACCCGTGTACTCAACTCTCTCAGCCTTGTTCAGGTGTTGTACAACAAATTTCCTTCCTATGCTCATTTTTCGTGTGTTTGGTTGTGGGTGTTTTCCCTTTCT
The genomic region above belongs to Humulus lupulus chromosome 1, drHumLupu1.1, whole genome shotgun sequence and contains:
- the LOC133781689 gene encoding AAA-ATPase At5g17760-like, which translates into the protein MFFSNEMPSLYSVFTVMASITASMVFFQSMINQIIPKQVSNYLISLLQDLFKAHAPTITFIFEKGSEYGTRNQIYDAASVYITTLKRSPETRRLRVRKSPKEKALVFRLDDGEMVTDLYEGVELEWRFVLRTESDKDSGGESYEKRLYELSFHKKHEDKVSKSYIPFVLERAKAIDEENRYLKMHTLNMGFNGPCLGVNWQPVNLEHPATFDTLAMNQSKKTNIIEDLDRFVRRKEFYKKVGRAWKRGYLLFGPPGTGKSSLVAAMANHLKFDIYDLQLGNIQRDSDLRRLLLATENRSILVIEDIDCSVRLPDRLNGEGEHQLIRSDNPNDKKNVLTLSGLLNFIDGLWSSCGDERIVIFTTNHKEKLEPALLRPGRMDVHIHMGYCTYEAFKQLASNYLEASGDHQLYGEIKDLLEQVEVTPAQVAEEFLKHDDADSALEQLVNLLRRMNNMEGDLLDHYSEAIYGQ